The genomic stretch GCTATTGTTATTCAAACTCAGCCCTAACAGCTCGTCAAAATAGACGCCACTCAACCCCGGCACAGGCTCAGCCGTGGATGCAATCGGAGTGATGCTATTGCCGATTTGAAGATACAAGCCGGTGTACTCACCAGCAATGAACGCCACGTGACCATGTGTGTTGATGGCGACCGTATTAAACTGAGCAAAATTGACCGGTGCTGTCACCGGCGTGCCAGTCGAGATCATGGGCGTCAGTTTGAACGTGCCTGACGATTGCGCCTGTACGACCCAGGGCCTTGATGCCACTAACACGAGAAGCCAAATGGCAGTCAACCACTGTTTGATCTTCATACACACAGTTCCTCCGCTCGAACACAAAGCAAGTGACGTTCCGCTTGGCCGCGCTGGGCGCACGACCGGGGCAATCCGCAATAAGCATTGCTCTCCGAGAAGTTATCATGGGCGAGAGGTGGCATTGTGACCATCCCTACTCACCCACTGCTGTTCATCTATGAAATGTCCTTTTCAGGGATTTCATGAACAGGAATTACGCGCCGGGACTGACACGCGCTTGAGCCAATGCCGATCACAGGAGGCGAAATCCTAACTGACGTCCAATGCGATTGAAAATGGTTTGTAAATCATCCAGCGACGGCGCGTCAAAGTAATGATCATTCGTGCCCGGCCTAGAGGAGGCCACGCGTTGCATCAATTCAATGTCCACATCGTCGGAAACCCCATAACGAATCGAAAAGATTTCGATGCCTTCATCCTTGGCGGCCTGCGCTTGCGCGAGCATCGCTTGGTCGAGGCAACCATAATCAGCATCGTCGCAATTCATCACGCCCATGCCGAAATAGGCATTGCGGCGGCAGGTGCTGTTGGGATTTGTCATCGCATCGCCGATATTGTTATCGCCATCGGTGAGCAGGATCATAACCTTTCGGAATCGCGACCGCGGGCCAGCCTCAGTAAACGGCGCATCGGAGGTCAACACGTGCCGGCCCCATTTGATGCCTTCCGCAATCGTCGTGCAAGAAGAATACGGAGTACCGCCCTGCGCCTGCATGCTGGCAATCGCCGCATGAATGGCCCCCTTGTTATAAGAGAGTCCAGCCACCGGCGGAAGCGCCGGATTTGTGCATGATTGATCTGCCGGGTTGAGCGGTTGATTGAACGACCCATCGGCATTGCGGCAGCCGGCCGGCCGACCATCCACATCGGCGGGCAATCGCACTTTTCCACGAAACGCTACCAATCCGACTTTGATAGACGGCGCTGTGCCGTTGGGAATTAACATGTCAACAAACTGATGAGCCGCCGCCTTCACTGATTCAATTGGCTCACCCTCCATGCTGCCAGAATTGTCTATCACCAGCGCAACTTCCAGATCATTGAAGCCGGCGCAAGCGGACGCCGCGACATCGCGCGAGCTAATGGCCAGCACATTCATGAACGTCATTTCCACATTCACCTGTGCTGTCACACATACGCTCCGAACGCCAGTGCCGGGATTAAGAGCGGTAACCGTCGCGCCTGAGTAATTCCTGTTCAGATAATCATTGACCGCATTGGCCACGGCGCCATTTTGGCAGTCAGGATCGCTCATCAAGTACATTGACCCGGCCAGCGCCGCTGCATCCACGGCTGCTTGCAGTCGCGCGCGAGCCGTATAGAGCCGTCCCATATCAACGGCGAATCCGGCCATGCCAAGAAGGATGGGGAACGTGATCGTCACCAGGAGTAACGCTTGGCCGCGCGCTCGCGCTCGCCGACGCGCCAGATACTGTTCAGACCCGCTCCTTGTCGAAGAAACAACCAATCGTTTCATCATGCTCTTCTCTGAATTGTTTACGCTTACCATATCTCATCTCCCTTGCAACCTGATGACCGTCTCTCGGCCGCAGCATGTGGGACTATGTCGTGGAGCGCGGTGGCCGATTGTGGCATGGCCACCGCATTAAAGGGGCTCAACCTGATGCCTGCTCATTGTCGCAAAAGACAGCTCGACAAACAATCGAGGGAATTACTTAATTTGCCGGGAAAGAATACAGTTGGTATCTCGTTCCGACACGCGCGAGTGAGAGACAGGAATGGAAGGTTCAAAGAATACAGGCTGGCGCGTCGTTTGCAGCATGAGCTAACCAGGAGGCCTGAAAAAATTGGCCGCCAAGGATGGATTCTACTCAGCTCTTGGCGGCCATCACAGGGTACTTGATGACCATTGTGCGAGGAAAAAGCCTGTTAAGCAGCGCCGATCACGCTTGCAATGAGATTGTCACAGCATCAACCATCCTGCCAGCATAAGCGTTCAAAAACACCTCCCACCATCAAGGCGCTGCGCTCACCACAAGAAAGAGTCGGCAGGTCTGTAGCTGTGGCCGCGCGCCTTGATGGCAAGAGTTGTTGCTCCGACATTGATGAAAAAGCAAATTCCTTCAGTGCGTTGATCGCGTGTTTCATGCCTGTTTTTGACAGTTCTGCCAACATTGGATACCGCCTTCCATGCCGGACTCGGCTTCAAGTGGCGAAGGGCGCTGTCAGCACCGCGCCTAAGAGCAAGGAATCCATGGTTCGTTCAGTTTGCGATCCTGGCCTTGCAGTTCAATCTGGCCGCTGTTGGGCATGATGCGGCTGATCAAGGGAACCACCGGCCGATACGTGTACCGTACGATGACTTCGACCAAGTCACAGGGCGCTCCCGGATGATTATCGCGGGCGCCGCCGGATGTGGTCACACCGGCATAGCTGCGCACGCTGATAATCGGCGCATTGCCCGGCAGACCGGCAACCGCATTCTGAGCGGCTGTGATGATGCGACTCAACCGCGTGCCGTCTTCCTCACCTTCTCCAGTGACGGCCACACGCGCGGCTGTGCGGGCTGCATGTTGAACCGTGACCCAAGCATGAAACAGCCGCCCCATCTCGATGACGCCAAATAGACACACCACCAGCAGGGGCGTGACCAGCACCATCTCCGTGAGCGCTTGTCCGCGGCTGCTACGCATATAATCGTGATAGTTCACCATAACCGACCCTCGCCTGCTTAGAGCAATCGAAATCCAAGTTGACGCCCAATTCTGTTAAACACTGTTCCAATGTCATTGACCGACGGGGCATCATAGTAATGATCATCGGTGCCCTGTGACGATGATGCCACCGCCTTCATCAACGCGATGTCCACCGCGTCGGACACGCCGAAGCGAATGGCAAAAATTTCAATACCCTCCTCCTTCGCTTTCCGCGCCTCCTCCAACATGGCTTGATCCAGGCAGCCATAATCATTACACCCACAGTTGGTCACGCCCATCTGGAAATAGGCATTGCGCCGATAGGTTGATTGTGGATCTGTGCGAGGGCTGCGTCCGCCGAACTGACCTGAACATGTGCCATCCTCGTTATCTCCGTCGGTGAGCAGGATAATCACCTTGCGAAATCGGTCCTTGGAACCCCCTTCAACAAACGGCGCTTCCGGCGTCAATACATGCCGTGCCCATTTTAACCCTTCGGCAATAATGGTGCCCGACGTATCGCTCGGTGAGTTCCCGGCATTCATCGTATGAATCGCGCGTTTAATGCTGGACTTGTTGTAAGAGAGTCCAAAAACCGGCGGCAACGCGGCATCCCGGCAGGAATAATCGGGAGGATTGACGTTGGAATTATTAACCGAGCCATTAGCATTGCGACAACCGGCCGGCTTGCCATCCACGCCATCAGGCAGCCGGATTTTGCCGCGAAACGGCACAAGACCAACCTTGATTGAAGGAGCGCCGCCGTCGGGAATCATCAGGTCCACCAGCTTGATCGCTGCTTGCTTCACTTCGGCAATGGGCCGTCCATTCATACTGCCAGAATTGTCAACGACCAGAACGACCTCAAGGTCATTAAACCCTGCGCATGAACGCGCGCTCACACTTCGAGAGCTGAGGGCCATCACTTTCATGAACGTCATGGGCACATCGGTCTGAGCCGAGACGCACACGCCACGCACCTGCGTTAACGGGCTCAACGCTGTGACGAGCGCGCCCGGATAGTTGTTGACAAGGTATTCAGTAACAACATTGGCAACTATGCCGTTTCTCAGTTGTGGGTCTGAACCAAGATACATCGAACCAGCCAGCGCCGCCGCATCCACGGCTGCTTGTAATCTGGCCTTGGCGGCATACATTCGTCCCATGTCAACGGCCAATCCCGTCATCCCTAACACGACCGGCAAGGCGACCGCGATGGCCAGCAAAACTTGACCACGGGCCCGACCGCGCCCGCTACGGGATAGGCATCGTTGAGGTGCCCCTAAGCCTGAGCGGATTGGGCAGCAGCTCGCTAACCAATGGAATATTGCCGAAAATAAACCTGTAATCATAATTCACCACTACTGTCACCGTCCGGTTGCCTCGACTATCAAAGCCATACGTTGCTTGAGAAGTGAGTGTGGATGTGGGCAGCCGCTCAGCCAATGTTTGCACTAATCCGTTCAGGTTCGCCGTCGGACCCTCACGAACGATCAGCCGGGCTCCGTCTCGGCTAGCTTCGGCTACCGTCAAATAAGCATTCAAGCCATTTCCCACTTCGACCAAGCCAACCAATATGATCAGGATGATCGGCAGCAACAGACTCAGTTCAATCAGTGCGCCACCTGTTTCCGCATGCCGTTGCTGTGATTTCTTGCGATTCGTTGCCTGCATATTGCACCCTGCCTTTTAGGACATCGTTGCTTAGCCTCAACCGGCCAAGCCCTCTACATGACCAATGCCCTTGGCGCGCTCAAACAATCCACACCAGATTGTCCCAAAACGCACCAGGTCTCACAATCGGCAGGACTACCTACTTCTCAACTTAGAATTACGGAGGAAGCAACGACTTCAATACCAGTTCACATGAAGAGGCCGTGTGTTGGCACTGTTCGTGCCTTTCGTAACCCTTTTGCTAAAAGACTCCGGAATGAATTTGTGCAACGTGCGGCTATTGTGAGGGGAGAATGGTGGTAAAGGTGGTGGGCACAGGGTGTGCCGGCCTACACCGACAGGGCGTGAGTTACTGAGGGAACAGCGTGAATGTGAGCGACGTGAGGGGTGGCAACGTTGCTGAGCGATGAAATGACAAGAGGCGGTCTCGTATCTTCTGCTTGCTCGGTGTTGTCACCCCTTCAAAACGCTCCACGCGCTCATGGACAGGGAATCCACGGTTCGTTCAATTTGCGATCCCGACCGCGCAACTGAATCGTTCCTTGATTGGGCATCAGACGCCGGATGAATGGCAGAATGGGCCGATAGTTGTACCGAAGCTCGACCTCCACCAATTCGCACGGTTGCCCCGGATTGCCCAGTCGGCCTGGGCCAGTGGCTGTCATGCCGGGCCAACTTTGCACGATCACTTGCGGAACCGGACTCAAGCTTTGCACCCGCGAGAGCGCCGCGCTGACAATGGCATTGTAGCGCGTGCCTTCCAGCTCGCCTCTGCCTGTGACGGCGACCCGCGTGGCCACTCGCGCAGCATGTTGGATCGTCACGTAACAGAAGAACAATCGGCCTAATTCGATAACACCATACACGCACAGAAACATGATCGGGGCGGCCAACGCCATCTCCGTGATCCCCTGACCACGACTGCGTTTCTGCTGAGATCGTTCGTGAGCCATGTCTGCCTCCTTAGCAGCAGCTTACAGTAATCGGTAGCCCAACTGCCGCCCGATTTTCTCAAACACCTTCCCAATGTCAGATGTGGAAGGAGCATCGAAATAATGATCGTCGGTGCCGGGCGAGGAAGACGCAATGGCTTTCATCAGCGCGATGTCAACGGAATCGGAATCGCCATAGCGAATGGCAAATATCTCAATGCCGGCATCCTTAGCCAGTTGCGCCTGCGTGAGCATCGCTTGATCCAGGCAGCCATAGTTATTGCAGTTGCAGTTGGTCACCGGCGGCGATTGTTGGAAATAGGCATTGCGACGATACGCGCATGTGGAGCTGGTTCTCGGATCACAACTGCCAAACGTTCCGCTGCAAGTGCCATCCTCGTTATCGCCATCGCTCAGTACAATCATGACCTTGCGAACCTTGTTAGGTTGGCCCCCTTGAGTAAAGGGTGGTTCCGGCGTCAGCACGTGTCGGCCCCATTTGATGCCTTCCGAGATGATCGTTCCCGAGGCATAGCGCGTGCCACTACCGGCATTCATGCTATTGATGGCGTTCTTGATTGTTGTCTTGGAAAACGACAACGCCGCTACTGGGGGTAGAGCCGCATCCTTACAGGAATCATCCGGTGGGCTCACATTTGAATTATTCACCGTGCCATTAGCATTTCGACAGCCTGCCGGTAATCCGTCAACATTAGCACCCACTCTCACCTTGCCACGAAACGGAGCTAGTCCGACTTTTATAGCGGGAGCCGTGCCGCCCGGTATCATCAAGTCAACCAGCTTATTGGCCGCCGTTTTCACGGAGTTGATCGGCGTGCCGTTCATACTCCCCGAATTATCAATGACCAGCACGACCTCCAGATCATTGAAGCCAGCGCAGGCAGAGGCTGAAACGGTTTCCGATTCAATACCCAACACTCCCATGAACGTCATCGGCACTTCGACTTGGCCGGTCAGACAAACAGTGCGGACGGTCGTGCCTGGCCCCAGGCTCACAACGGAGGCCTCCGGAAAGTTTTCGTCAAGGTACGTCGCCACTACGTTGGCAATCGTGCCATTGTTGATGTTTGGATCACTGGTCAAATAGAGCGTTCCGGCCAGTGCTGCGGCATCCACAGCGCCCTGGAGCCGTGCCTGGGCTGTGTACAACCGCCCCATATCAACAGCCAGCCCTGTCATGCCGGCTAATACCGGCATGGCAATGGCCACGGCAATCAAGACCTGCCCGCGCGCGCCCCCTTGCTTGTTAGGGGATGGGCATGGTCGTCTGCGCGGTGAGCGTGAATTGTTCGGGAAATATGTGGCAAAGAATTGGAAAATTGGCAAAAATAAATCTGTACGCATACGTCACCCTCACTGTCACTTTTTGGTTTCCTTTGAAATCTGTGCCATACATCGGATTGACTTGTAACGAAGAACTCGGCAATCGTGTGGTCAGCGTTTGCGCCACTCCATAATAGTCGGATGAAGGGCCTTTACGCACAATCAACCGAGCACACTCTCGACTCGCTTCCGAGATGGACAGGTACGCGTTCAGCGCGTTGCCGACTTCAACGACCCCGATGAGTAACGTCGTCAAAATCGGCAAGAGCAGCGCCAACTCAATGAGGGCATGCCCTCGTTCTTTTCGTTTGTTCATACGTTCGACCCTCCTCAAGGTCTTCGCTCTTTCTCAAACCCCGCATCGCCCAACAGACTATGCGAAGCCAACTAACCCATAACCCACTGCCTCCAGGCAGTGTGAAAAATTTTTTCGACCCGGTGAATCATTTGCAATTGTTATGCCACTTATACTGTTTCAATCGGCGAAATCCTAGCCAAAAACCAACTGGCGCGGTTTCGATAACTTACTTTTCTGCCCAGCCGGGATGTAGCAAGGTTGAAACGGAATTGAAACAATCAAACATGAAATTAGTTTTTCATGCAACGTCTCAACAATGATATGTGGCGTCATGAGGCGCGGCCTGCCGAGTCACTCTGAAGCTGAGCGGATGGCCAGGGCATAAGCGCTGACACGATTTTTTGTCTTCGATCAGCGCCCCACACCTTCTCATCGGCAATAACTCTGATTACGCTTTGACGCCGAGCCAGCAGCCATCGCATCTGCTTGGGTTGCGGTTGATCGGCGAACGAGGCTTTAACCGTTTTCTATGCTTATCTGGCCGAGACGATTGGATCATATCTGCGGAGGTTGATCGGCGAACGATGTTGATGAGCCGGTGAGTTTGTCTTCTCGGATTGATTTCACCGCGTTTTTTTGAATAATAAGCCGGCGTGAATACGTGGCTTTCACTGCTGCCGCCCATTCTGGCCATCCTGCTGGCTGTTCGCACTCGACAGGTCTTTGTGTCGTTATTGCTGGGCATTTTGAGCGGCTCACTGATCCTTCTACACGGACATCCGACGCAGGCTTTGGCCGATACGCTGGCGCGACTGGTGAACGTGTTTCAGGACCGCAGCAACGTTCAAGTCATCTTCTTTTGTTCGCTCGTTGGCAGTCTGATTGCATTGATCGAACGCTCAGGCGGGCTGCAAGGCCTGGTCAATTACATTGTCAGCCGGGACCTGATTGGCACGCGGCGCGGGGCGCAGTTGCTCGGTTTCGTCGTCGGCATCGTCATCTTTGTCGAGTCAAACATCAAAGCGTTGCTGACCGGCTCTGTTGCACGACCGCTGTGTGACCGGTGGCGCGTTTCCCGCGAAAAGCTCTCGCTGATTACAGACACGACGGACGCGCCTGTCTGTATGCTGATTCCACTCAACGGGTGGGGCGCGTTGATTGTCTCGTTACTGACGGTGCAACAAGTCAGTGATCCTGTGCGCGTGCTGGCGTGGTCGCTTCCGCTCAGTTTCTATCTTTACCTAGCGTTGCTGGTGTTGCTAGCGGTTATCTTGCTAGAGCGGGACATCGGGCCGATGAAACAGGCTGAACAACGAGCACAACAAGAAGGAAAATTGCTTCGGGACGGAGCCGTGCCGTTGATGGCCGAAGACGTCGCCGCGTTGGAAACCAAACCGGGCGTGACCCCGCGAGCGAGAAATATGGTTGTACCGATCTTGGTCATGGTGGTGATGATTTTCGTTGGACTCTACGTGACCGGTCAAGGCAATCTGATGAAAGGCTCTGGCTCAACCTCGGTCCTGTGGGCAGTGAGCACGGCTGTCTTGGTCAGCATCTTGATGGCATTTACTCAACGAATCCTGACGCTGGAGGAGGTCTCAGAGCTAGTGCTCAAGGGCATAGCTGGGCTGGCGCCTCTGAACGTCATCTTGGTCTTGGCCTTCGCCATCGGCACAGTGTGTCAGGACCTGGGAACAGGCCCTTATGTTGCTCAACTCTTCTCCAGCGCGCTGCCAGCATGGTTGTTGCCGCTGGTCATTTTTGTGGTGACCGGCGTGATTGCTTTTTCAACGGGAAGCTCGTGGGGGGCATTCGCGATCATGATTCCGGTAGCCGTGCCGACAGCAACGGCGTTGGACGTGCATTTGCCGCTGGCCGTCGGCGCTGTCCTCTCAGGCGGCGTATTCGGCGATCATGCGTCTATCCTGTCGGATACGACGATCGTGTCGGCGATGGCTTCTGTGGCCGATCTCGTGGATCACTTCAACACACAGTTGCCGTATGCGCTGGTCGCAGCAGGACTCTCTGCGGTGTCGTATCTGATAGCCGGCTTGCTGATCACTGTGTAAGCAATGAGTTCATCAATGCACATAGGTTGGCTGACCGCGTTGACCGATCGGCGAATCATATTCCGGCCCGACGCAGCCCTGAGTCAACTTTCAGTGTGTGGCCCGCGTGGGTTCTCGGTAAGCTGCCCGCCCCAGCCCGGTATTTTAGGACGTTTCAGCTTTCCGAAGAGCCTGCGGTGTACATGTTAATGACTCAGAACCTGGTCAGACCGGAATATCATTCGCCAATGGCCCAGCGTGACGGCTAGCCGCCAGTGCTACCCCGATCCGGGGTCAGGGAACACGGGTTCAATCATCACCGGCAGGCTAACCGTTCGACTCACATCACCAGACACACCTTCGACTGTCAGCCGGTAGCTGCCTGGCACTACATCTATCGGCGCAGTCAACGTCAACCGGATCGTGACTTGATCGTTAGGCGCAAGCAAAACCGGATTGCTCGACCAACGATGTGACACGTTGCTAACGCGCGGCTCAAATGACGTTGACAGGGTGACGGCTCCGACAAACCCGGCTACTGATCGAACGCCCAAATCAACATCAACTGACTCGCCAGCCCGAAGCGTGACCGGTCGCGCGTCCAAGGAGAGTTGAAACTCTGAAGCCGGCTCGTTCAGTTGTTCAACCAGTTGAAGCGTGTTGAAGGCGTTCACCATGCCGCCCGTTCGCGTCTTACCCTGTAACGATGAGAGCGGCACGACTCCTTGCACTAACGTTGTCTTCATCGCTGCCACCGTCAGGTTCGGCTTGATCGCCAGCGCCAATGCAGCAACCCCAGCAACATGCGGCGCTGCCATAGATGTCCCGCTGAAGAAACCATAACGATCGAGCGTCACCGTACTGGCAATGGACACACCGGGAGCAGCCAAGTCAACCGAACTCTTGCCGTAATTGGAAAAGGCAGCAAGCTGACCGCGACGGTCCACAGCCGCCACCGAGATGGTATTGGCTAGATCGTAACTGGCTGGGAAAATCGGTTGTACATCATTATCCGTGCCACGTAGGCCGGCGCCATCATAGTTGTTTCCAGCCGCCGTTACAACCAACATCCCAGCACGGCCCGCCGCTTCAATCGCTTCGCGCAGCGCAGCAGAAGCGTTCGGCCCGCCCCAACTTGCATTCAACACACGGATGTTAACGCCACGACGCCTCATCGCGATGGCATACTCAATGCACTCAATGGCGTCGGAAACGTAACCGACGCCCTGCGCGCTGAGGAATTTCAATGCCATCAACCGGACCTGCCAGTTGACACCAGTCACACCCAATCGGTTATTGCCTACGGCGCCAATGGTGCCGGCTACATGCGTGCCATGATTGTTGTCATCGAGCGGGTCGCCACTGTCCATCTGCGCATTCCACCCATGAACGTCATCAATGTACCCGTTACCGTCATCATCCAGACCATTGTCAGGCCGCTCACCAACATTGATCCACATGTTGGCTGCCAAGTCCGGGTGAAAATAGTCAATCCCGGTGTCAATCACTCCAACGACAACATCAGAACTGCCTGTTGTAATGTCCCACGCTTTAAGCGCGCTTATATCCACACCAGCGATGCCACCTGATTGGCCACGATTGTGCAATCCCCAAAGGAAGCTGAAATAGGTATCCTCAGGCTCAGCGACCGAAACCCGATAGATGTAATTCGGTTCAGCATATTCAACATTCGGGTCGCGCCGCAAAGCCTCGATGGTTGCAGCGACCGTCTTGCCAGCGGGAACTTGCTGTAGGCGCAGGCCCCTCTTCACTCCCGCGAAATGACGAATGGTTTTCAATTCATGACGCTGAGCAATTGAGTGGATAACCTGTGGAGGCGCCGCCTCGCGGTACCTAACCAGAATTTGCCCAGGCGCCGCCTCGCTCTTGAGTAATGGGTCAGGCCCCTCAAAGCTGCTTACTACACTTGCGTTGAGGATAACGAGATGCGTTGCGAGGACAGTAACAATCAACCTACGTATCATTCGTGATGGCTCCCTGAATCAATTCCGGGCCATGCAATGAAGATCGTGAGGCGATTGGTTTATTTTCATAAACCTCAATCATAGTCGCCATCACAATACAATAAACTGCAATTGATGTCAACAATTATTTTAGAAAGACAGCCTTGTCAACGATACATTTTTATAAACTAGGCTACGCGATTTCCAATACAAATTGAATCAGAGCAATTTGTTATGTCTGTTGCCTGAGCCTCTGACAACAGCTTATAATGCCCCCATGTGGTGGCAGCGATACCGGCATAAACTTTCAAAGCCTCGTCTCCTCTGGGTTATCATCCTCTTATTTTCGTTGGGAAGCATAGGGCTTTACATGCTTGTGCGAGCGGTTAATCTGGCTATTTCCCATCAACGACAGAGACTCATGGGGGAGCGAACGGTTCGGGTGGAACCGGTTGCGCTCGTCCCGATGCGTGCAGACGGAGTGGCATATTTCGGTTTGACCGAGGATGTGAGAGACATGGATTGGTTTGCCGGTCGTCAGTATGCAGCTACGGCCGGTGGTTTGGTTGTCCTCAACGATGCAGGTCAAGTCATAGCACGGTATACCATATTGGATGGCCTGCCAAGCCATGACCTGACGGCGTTAGCAACGTTCAAAGAGCAACTCTACATTGGAACGGCGCACAGTGGACTAATCAGTTACGATGGGCGTGCATTTACGCAGTATCGGTTTGTCCAACCTCGAGCGCAGCATGTGACGAGCTTGCTGGCCGAGGAGCAGCGCCTCTTGGTGGGAACGTTCGATGGTGGCCTGTTCGAGTATGATGGCCATCAGTTTCGCCACTATACGATGCCTTCTGCGAGTGCGCAGGTCACGTGTGTGTTCAGCCGGTATCCGGAAATTTATGTAGGCACATTTGCGCAGGGCTTATTTGTGTGGCGCGACGGACAATGGACCCGATTGACGAAAAAGGATGGGCTGCCGTCAGACCGCATCACCTCGATTGTCGAACATGACGGAAAGATTTTGGCAAGCAGCGACACAGGGCTGGTGCAAGTCGTAGCCGCGGGTATCGTGCCGCTAACGCCGATCAGTAACATTGCAGCGATGGTTCGTTTTGGCGAACATCTGTTTGCTGGACTGGTGACGGGTCAGATCATGCGACTGCCCACTTCAGCGCAACGGTCTCTCTCTCAGGTTGAATTGACAGCGTTGACGCTGCCTCAGAATGCCGCCTGCTCGGCGTTGATTGAAGGAGCGGGCCGCTTGTGGGTGTGTACAACGCGCGGCATATACGTGACGGCACGGCCGGGTGTTGAACCGCTCGAGCGATTTGACCACACCTCAACGACTTTTCAACTTTCAGCCGCTCATATTTCTGCCTTGGCCATGGACTGGCGTGGACGATTATGGATCGGCTATTTTGATCGCGGCATTGATGTGGTCGCTCCTGATGAACCGAGACGTCTGGCGCATCTGGAAGACCTGAGTATCCGCGAGATCAATCACATTTATCCTGACGAACTGACACGACGCATGTTCATTGGAACGTCTCGCGGAGTGGTCATGATTGATGACATGCTGAAACAGCAGATTTACACCGAGGCAGATGGGCTTATCAGCAACGCGGTAGCTCATGTTTTACCGATTCCGGCGAACATGGTTTTTCCGCTGCCTGATCATCAACTCGTTTCAGAGCAGGCGATCGTTGTGGCGACTGGCCGGGGCCTCAGCATCTATGCTGACAATCGGTTTCGCAGCCTCAATGCGTTTCATGGTCTGGCCAGCAATCATCTGTACACAAGCGCGCGCGTGGGTGACAAATTATTTGTCGGCAGCCTAAACGGATTAAACGAACTGGAAGGGTTGCGGGTGGTGCGAACGTTTCACACATCCAACTCAAAACTGTCCCACAATTGGGTGAGCGCGTTGGCTGTAGCCGGACACACGCTCTATATCGGAACGTATGGTGGTGGAGTGGACGCGCTGCTTCCCTCTGGGGAAATGATCGGATATGCCAGCTTGATTGGAAGGTGTAGCGTCAACCCCAACGCGATGCATGTCAGCGGGAATCGGCTCTACGTGGGCACTTTGGAACACGGTCTGTGGATACTCGACATTGCGAACAACACATGGTCGCGCGTGAACCGGGGTC from Blastocatellia bacterium encodes the following:
- a CDS encoding sodium:solute symporter gives rise to the protein MNTWLSLLPPILAILLAVRTRQVFVSLLLGILSGSLILLHGHPTQALADTLARLVNVFQDRSNVQVIFFCSLVGSLIALIERSGGLQGLVNYIVSRDLIGTRRGAQLLGFVVGIVIFVESNIKALLTGSVARPLCDRWRVSREKLSLITDTTDAPVCMLIPLNGWGALIVSLLTVQQVSDPVRVLAWSLPLSFYLYLALLVLLAVILLERDIGPMKQAEQRAQQEGKLLRDGAVPLMAEDVAALETKPGVTPRARNMVVPILVMVVMIFVGLYVTGQGNLMKGSGSTSVLWAVSTAVLVSILMAFTQRILTLEEVSELVLKGIAGLAPLNVILVLAFAIGTVCQDLGTGPYVAQLFSSALPAWLLPLVIFVVTGVIAFSTGSSWGAFAIMIPVAVPTATALDVHLPLAVGAVLSGGVFGDHASILSDTTIVSAMASVADLVDHFNTQLPYALVAAGLSAVSYLIAGLLITV
- a CDS encoding S8 family serine peptidase → MIRRLIVTVLATHLVILNASVVSSFEGPDPLLKSEAAPGQILVRYREAAPPQVIHSIAQRHELKTIRHFAGVKRGLRLQQVPAGKTVAATIEALRRDPNVEYAEPNYIYRVSVAEPEDTYFSFLWGLHNRGQSGGIAGVDISALKAWDITTGSSDVVVGVIDTGIDYFHPDLAANMWINVGERPDNGLDDDGNGYIDDVHGWNAQMDSGDPLDDNNHGTHVAGTIGAVGNNRLGVTGVNWQVRLMALKFLSAQGVGYVSDAIECIEYAIAMRRRGVNIRVLNASWGGPNASAALREAIEAAGRAGMLVVTAAGNNYDGAGLRGTDNDVQPIFPASYDLANTISVAAVDRRGQLAAFSNYGKSSVDLAAPGVSIASTVTLDRYGFFSGTSMAAPHVAGVAALALAIKPNLTVAAMKTTLVQGVVPLSSLQGKTRTGGMVNAFNTLQLVEQLNEPASEFQLSLDARPVTLRAGESVDVDLGVRSVAGFVGAVTLSTSFEPRVSNVSHRWSSNPVLLAPNDQVTIRLTLTAPIDVVPGSYRLTVEGVSGDVSRTVSLPVMIEPVFPDPGSG